A genomic region of Deinococcus aestuarii contains the following coding sequences:
- a CDS encoding LysM peptidoglycan-binding domain-containing protein, which translates to MKIRTLLILFSLGGAGAQTTYTVQAGDTLSSVARRYQTTPAALLTLNALPSTTIQVGQTLHLPPPPQHTVQAGETLYSIARQSGTTPEALIALNGLASSTLRVGQTLQLTDGPLPSDGSPSVPAPPPVVTTATPPGPSLPSLTVPVAGRLERGLFTPGRLPAFTDVLLRTASLGGPRPASAYLPEVGFGYQTLNNCGPAAVAAALNAYGIEADQRTWQARLRPTGSNMYTEDAGALLTELGFEAPALRGGTIENVKRHVADGHPVMVLQYHSVLGKTPHFRVVRGYDDAQGILIMSDSLSGPNVALTEHDFDLLWNTQGRQYLPVEPPQG; encoded by the coding sequence ATGAAAATTCGCACGCTGCTGATCCTGTTCAGTCTCGGGGGTGCCGGTGCCCAAACGACCTACACCGTCCAAGCGGGTGACACCTTGAGCAGCGTCGCACGGAGGTACCAGACCACCCCGGCGGCCTTGCTGACCCTGAATGCCCTCCCCAGCACGACGATCCAGGTGGGGCAGACGTTACACCTCCCCCCTCCCCCCCAGCACACGGTTCAGGCGGGCGAGACGCTGTACAGCATCGCGCGGCAGTCCGGCACCACCCCCGAGGCGCTCATCGCGCTCAATGGCCTGGCGAGCAGCACCCTGCGGGTAGGCCAGACCCTGCAACTGACGGATGGCCCACTGCCCTCGGACGGTTCCCCCTCTGTCCCGGCCCCACCGCCCGTGGTCACGACGGCGACCCCGCCCGGGCCGTCCCTCCCGTCCCTCACCGTGCCGGTCGCGGGACGGCTCGAACGCGGCCTCTTCACCCCCGGGCGGCTCCCGGCGTTCACCGACGTGCTGCTGCGCACGGCCAGCCTGGGCGGACCCCGCCCGGCAAGCGCGTACCTGCCAGAAGTCGGGTTCGGGTACCAGACCCTTAACAACTGCGGGCCTGCGGCGGTTGCTGCCGCACTGAATGCTTACGGGATAGAGGCGGACCAGCGGACCTGGCAGGCGCGGCTGCGTCCCACCGGCAGCAACATGTACACCGAGGATGCGGGGGCGCTGCTGACCGAACTCGGCTTCGAGGCCCCGGCCCTGCGCGGCGGCACCATCGAGAACGTGAAGCGTCACGTGGCCGACGGGCACCCGGTCATGGTCCTGCAATACCACAGCGTTCTCGGCAAGACCCCGCACTTCCGCGTGGTGCGAGGCTACGACGACGCCCAGGGCATCCTGATCATGAGCGACTCCCTGAGCGGACCCAACGTCGCCCTGACCGAGCACGACTTCGACCTGCTGTGGAACACCCAGGGCCGTCAGTACCTTCCGGTGGAGCCACCGCAAGGCTGA
- a CDS encoding class I SAM-dependent methyltransferase, translating to MADARRVRRLYDRAAARYDAWTRSHRLDELRAHLLSRAAGDVLELGVGTGATFAHYPPGLTSLTALDLSDEMLRVACLKAMTLPFPVQLVRRDFQTLPFEDGRFDTVVSSLGLCGIPDPARLFTEVRRVLRPGGQLLALEHVRPPNRWLGAAADLIDPVFDHLVGCHPNRPTAEWLLASGFTVQVVERRLAGILVALRAVPGEGGLTPGAVPGRG from the coding sequence ATGGCTGACGCCCGGCGCGTGCGGCGCCTCTACGACCGCGCCGCCGCCCGGTACGACGCATGGACACGCAGCCACCGGCTGGACGAGTTGCGTGCCCACTTGTTGTCGCGGGCGGCGGGGGACGTGCTGGAACTGGGCGTGGGCACCGGCGCGACGTTCGCGCACTATCCGCCCGGCCTCACCAGCCTCACCGCCCTCGATCTGAGTGACGAGATGCTGCGGGTGGCATGCCTCAAGGCCATGACCCTGCCGTTCCCCGTGCAGCTCGTGCGGCGTGACTTCCAGACCCTACCGTTCGAGGACGGGCGGTTCGACACCGTGGTCAGTTCGCTGGGGCTGTGCGGTATTCCCGATCCGGCACGGCTGTTTACGGAGGTGCGGCGGGTGCTGCGTCCGGGCGGTCAGCTCCTCGCGCTCGAACATGTCCGGCCCCCCAACCGCTGGCTCGGCGCGGCGGCCGACCTGATCGACCCGGTGTTCGACCACCTGGTCGGGTGCCACCCGAACCGGCCTACCGCCGAGTGGCTCCTCGCCTCCGGCTTCACGGTGCAGGTGGTCGAGCGGCGCCTCGCGGGCATTCTCGTCGCGTTGCGGGCCGTCCCCGGGGAGGGCGGGCTCACGCCCGGTGCCGTGCCCGGGCGCGGGTAA
- a CDS encoding DNA-3-methyladenine glycosylase family protein, translated as MTTLTTHLLRPVPPFDFAQTLGFLGGFPPTHGEQQLGARSLTKAVRIYGQTVGFDLHPVGTVEAPELTCELFADGPLRPGVEEAALERVRFFLSLDEDLNPFYALAQRDAPFQKVLRHLYGYHQVKFLTPFENACWAVLTQRTPGEVARAMKRRLVETYGGSVQTPSGPLWAFPEPADLADITAAQLAALLGNPRKGEYLNAVVRASLQVEENWLRQGPYDEVKAWLRGIRGLGEWSTTFVLLRGLGRMEGAVLDSQGSLFTREMMRSAARVYGPLGFEALRAHAHYYGDWQGYWAHYLRAAG; from the coding sequence GTGACCACGCTCACTACCCACCTTCTGCGGCCCGTGCCCCCCTTCGACTTCGCGCAAACGCTGGGATTTCTGGGAGGCTTTCCGCCCACTCACGGCGAGCAGCAGCTTGGAGCACGGTCGCTGACCAAGGCGGTGCGAATCTACGGGCAGACCGTGGGGTTCGACCTGCACCCGGTCGGCACGGTGGAGGCGCCCGAGTTGACGTGCGAACTCTTCGCCGATGGGCCCCTCAGGCCGGGAGTTGAGGAAGCCGCCCTGGAGCGGGTGCGCTTTTTCCTGAGCCTGGACGAGGACCTGAACCCGTTCTACGCCCTGGCGCAGCGGGATGCGCCGTTCCAGAAGGTTCTGCGCCACTTGTACGGCTACCATCAGGTGAAGTTCCTGACCCCATTCGAGAACGCCTGCTGGGCGGTGCTGACCCAGCGCACCCCGGGTGAGGTGGCCCGGGCCATGAAGCGGCGCCTGGTCGAAACCTACGGCGGGTCGGTGCAGACCCCGAGCGGCCCGCTGTGGGCGTTCCCCGAGCCCGCCGACCTCGCGGACATCACCGCTGCGCAACTGGCCGCGCTGCTGGGCAATCCGCGCAAGGGCGAGTACCTGAACGCAGTCGTGCGGGCGTCCTTGCAGGTCGAGGAGAACTGGCTGCGTCAGGGGCCGTATGACGAGGTGAAGGCCTGGCTGCGCGGCATCCGTGGCCTTGGCGAGTGGTCCACGACGTTCGTGCTGCTGCGGGGCTTAGGGCGGATGGAGGGCGCCGTGCTGGACAGCCAAGGCAGCCTGTTCACGCGGGAGATGATGCGGTCGGCCGCCAGAGTGTATGGCCCCCTGGGCTTCGAGGCCCTGAGGGCCCATGCGCACTACTATGGGGACTGGCAGGGGTACTGGGCACACTACCTGCGCGCGGCAGGATGA
- a CDS encoding VOC family protein, with product MSLLPFKLEVEVDGMQTRLDFASVQVRDLGASREFYSQVIGFETAEHSPPGAVVFKGGQGAIFAIRVPLPGTDTSQDLGLGVGLWFAVGDADALHARIVSGGGQVVSPPQPGPFGRMFVVRDPDGYGLTFHQR from the coding sequence GTGTCACTCCTCCCCTTCAAGCTGGAGGTGGAGGTGGACGGGATGCAGACTCGTTTGGATTTCGCTTCGGTGCAGGTGCGGGACCTGGGGGCTTCGCGGGAGTTTTACAGCCAGGTGATCGGATTTGAGACGGCCGAGCATTCCCCGCCGGGCGCCGTGGTGTTCAAAGGCGGGCAGGGCGCCATCTTCGCCATTCGTGTGCCGCTGCCCGGGACGGACACCAGCCAGGACTTGGGGTTGGGCGTGGGGCTCTGGTTCGCCGTGGGGGATGCCGACGCGCTGCACGCCCGCATCGTCTCGGGCGGTGGGCAGGTCGTCTCGCCCCCGCAGCCCGGCCCCTTCGGACGAATGTTCGTGGTGCGCGACCCGGACGGCTACGGGCTCACCTTCCACCAGAGATGA